In a single window of the Helicobacter felis ATCC 49179 genome:
- a CDS encoding murein hydrolase activator EnvC family protein, giving the protein MRKCVLALLIGLLCAASKEEGIEEIERNIHLNTNKLQEATAQKTKLSNHLNTLGNAINQKYKQSQELARQIRDIQKNIDKNQAQNQAQEKTLGEYRTYLNSLKKNRLKIQDEVTTLLLKDIVFVMVLESQDLVSTEDLMLQELFKRLSQSSKNRLENLSIQEEQVNAKIAKISDSIAKISATIDVQKDRKHDLQLIVEAQQKLIESMRAELQVYNKKLETLDKERRGLDQLLASLNIVKLAKQKEMENKKASNNEEGSKSALGGIEAPIEVRQVASSYRDIVTIAYHGPKTISPLSSYKIVQKFGPYFDPVYRLKVFNESITLVPTRPNAVVRSVFDGRVVYAKEVPILKKVIIIEHKDGMHTIYSQLDKIAPTIKHGLHVQKGYVIGRIDQRLSFEVTLKDKHINPLELIAQNP; this is encoded by the coding sequence ATGAGAAAATGTGTGCTCGCTCTCCTGATAGGCTTGCTTTGTGCTGCCTCTAAAGAAGAGGGAATCGAGGAGATCGAGCGCAATATCCATCTTAATACCAACAAATTACAAGAAGCCACGGCGCAGAAAACTAAACTTAGCAATCATCTTAATACTTTGGGCAATGCGATTAACCAAAAATACAAGCAAAGTCAGGAGCTCGCCAGGCAAATTCGCGATATTCAAAAAAATATCGATAAAAACCAAGCCCAAAACCAAGCTCAAGAAAAGACCTTAGGCGAATACCGCACTTATTTAAACAGTCTCAAAAAAAATCGTCTAAAGATACAAGATGAGGTAACAACCCTACTACTAAAAGACATTGTATTTGTCATGGTTTTGGAGAGTCAAGACCTTGTCAGCACAGAGGATCTGATGCTTCAAGAACTCTTTAAGCGGCTAAGTCAGAGTTCTAAAAATCGCTTAGAAAATTTAAGCATTCAAGAGGAGCAGGTCAACGCCAAAATCGCCAAAATCTCTGATAGCATTGCCAAAATTAGTGCCACCATCGATGTTCAAAAAGATAGGAAACACGATCTACAACTCATAGTAGAAGCGCAACAAAAATTAATTGAGAGCATGCGCGCCGAACTTCAAGTCTACAACAAGAAACTAGAGACTTTGGATAAGGAACGCAGAGGGCTAGATCAGCTCTTGGCCTCGCTCAATATTGTCAAACTTGCCAAACAAAAGGAGATGGAGAATAAAAAAGCAAGCAATAATGAAGAAGGGTCAAAATCTGCACTTGGAGGCATAGAAGCTCCCATTGAAGTTAGACAAGTGGCCAGTTCTTATCGTGATATTGTTACTATTGCCTATCACGGACCCAAAACCATTTCTCCCCTGAGTAGTTATAAAATAGTGCAAAAATTTGGACCTTATTTTGATCCTGTTTACCGGCTTAAAGTGTTTAATGAGTCGATCACGCTTGTGCCTACAAGACCCAATGCTGTAGTGCGCAGTGTTTTTGATGGACGGGTGGTTTATGCTAAAGAAGTCCCGATCTTAAAAAAAGTCATTATCATCGAACATAAAGATGGGATGCACACCATTTATTCCCAATTAGATAAAATCGCCCCCACGATCAAGCATGGCCTGCATGTACAAAAGGGCTATGTGATTGGGCGCATCGATCAAAGATTGAGTTTTGAAGTAACTCTTAAAGACAAACACATCAATCCCCTAGAACTTATCGCGCAAAATCCCTAA
- a CDS encoding flagellar protein FlaG — protein MSGNIMGVSDVSNLNHFLSQSTPDNKHVSLQTNPSEHQKTEVESLKQELTERDLQKLSKELNEKMKRMHSDITFSYNEDIGGLVVTIKDDRGNRVIREIPPQAVIELSKKMRDIVGILFDKKG, from the coding sequence ATGTCCGGCAATATTATGGGTGTTTCAGATGTTTCTAACTTAAATCACTTCCTGTCTCAATCCACTCCCGATAATAAACATGTGTCCCTACAGACCAATCCCTCAGAACATCAAAAAACTGAAGTCGAGTCTTTAAAACAAGAGTTAACGGAACGAGATTTGCAGAAGCTTAGTAAGGAACTCAATGAGAAGATGAAGCGCATGCATTCGGACATTACCTTTAGCTACAATGAAGATATTGGAGGCTTGGTAGTAACCATCAAGGACGATCGGGGCAATAGGGTGATTCGTGAAATCCCACCCCAAGCGGTGATCGAGTTGAGCAAGAAAATGCGCGATATTGTGGGGATTCTCTTTGATAAGAAGGGTTAA
- the fliD gene encoding flagellar filament capping protein FliD, with translation MAVGQLSSLGIGSKVLNYDVIDKLKKADENTMVKPIERKMEANLEKQKALVEIQTLLGNLRTPVRALSDYSTYTARHSNVTGDALKVSVSPGIPIQNIKVDVESLAQGDINEVGTHFSSRDDSFAQFDTTLHFYTNHQDYAVKIKAGMTLSDVAQAITDATDGKVMGIVMKTGGNKPYQLMINSKGTGADNRIFFGSSVISHLSNDATINLEAKSETKPEDDFFIKVHDEQNVIEIPIALKLQGSIESKNAALRAAIQKALEDNPATKSLADNGQLNVGVINEGKSLVINDKRGLSVEVGGAKARELGFIQDKSQAEGDLLKALTAPQSGKIKGIISLNGQNIDMGAITAEHNSSQDNANALIKAVNGIAGLSASVGADGKLVLNSASGQLRLTGANAEGKKALKDLGLSEGFSRSYANAQELFSVKNLQSASDAKFTYNGASITRPTNEVNDVINGVSLSLLGTTEPGKGAVVSITRDDKAIIDNVKEFVKAYNELMPKLDETTRYDPDTRIAGIFNGVSDIRTIRSSLISAVTFTITNSKGVASLMKYGIMLDDHGKMSLDESRLASAINADPQGTQDFFYGSDVKSMGGKETHQDGIFERVDKVLANLVDGGHARLKLYEDSLDQDAKSLKKDKENAMELLKTRYDIMAERFAAYDEQISKANRSFNAVQMMIDQAAAKKN, from the coding sequence ATGGCAGTAGGGCAATTAAGTTCTTTGGGAATTGGTAGCAAAGTTTTAAACTACGATGTGATCGATAAGCTTAAAAAAGCGGACGAAAACACGATGGTTAAACCCATCGAGAGAAAGATGGAGGCCAATTTAGAAAAACAAAAAGCCCTTGTAGAAATCCAAACTTTGCTTGGGAATTTGCGCACACCTGTCAGAGCTCTAAGCGATTATTCCACTTATACAGCTAGACATAGCAATGTAACCGGGGATGCGCTTAAAGTGAGTGTGAGTCCGGGTATCCCCATTCAAAATATCAAAGTGGATGTAGAGAGTTTAGCACAGGGGGATATTAATGAGGTGGGCACTCATTTTAGCTCCAGAGACGACTCGTTTGCGCAGTTTGATACTACTTTGCATTTTTATACCAATCATCAGGATTACGCGGTTAAAATTAAAGCTGGGATGACCTTAAGCGATGTCGCTCAGGCAATCACGGATGCTACTGATGGCAAGGTGATGGGGATTGTGATGAAAACCGGGGGGAATAAACCCTATCAGCTAATGATCAATAGTAAGGGCACGGGCGCGGATAATCGTATCTTTTTTGGTTCTAGTGTCATCTCCCATTTGAGCAATGATGCGACCATTAATTTAGAAGCCAAGAGCGAGACAAAGCCTGAGGATGATTTTTTTATCAAAGTGCATGACGAACAAAATGTGATAGAAATTCCTATCGCTCTCAAGTTGCAGGGCTCTATTGAGAGTAAAAACGCGGCTCTGCGTGCAGCCATCCAAAAAGCCTTAGAGGATAATCCCGCTACAAAATCTTTAGCAGACAATGGGCAGTTAAATGTGGGGGTCATCAATGAGGGTAAATCTTTGGTGATCAATGATAAACGAGGTTTGAGCGTAGAGGTAGGGGGGGCTAAGGCGCGCGAACTAGGTTTCATCCAAGATAAATCCCAAGCTGAGGGTGATTTACTAAAAGCCCTCACCGCCCCGCAATCTGGCAAGATCAAAGGCATTATTAGTCTGAATGGACAAAACATTGACATGGGGGCGATCACAGCTGAACATAATTCTAGTCAAGACAACGCTAACGCTCTGATTAAAGCTGTCAATGGCATTGCAGGTTTGAGCGCGTCTGTGGGCGCGGATGGGAAGTTAGTGCTCAATAGTGCCAGCGGGCAATTACGCTTAACCGGAGCTAATGCAGAGGGTAAAAAGGCTCTCAAAGATTTAGGCCTCTCAGAGGGGTTTAGCCGCTCTTATGCTAATGCTCAAGAACTCTTTTCTGTTAAAAACTTACAGAGTGCTAGCGATGCTAAATTTACCTACAATGGGGCTAGTATCACGCGCCCTACCAATGAAGTTAATGATGTAATTAATGGCGTGTCTTTAAGTTTGCTAGGCACAACAGAGCCGGGCAAGGGGGCTGTTGTGAGCATCACACGAGATGACAAGGCGATCATCGATAATGTCAAAGAGTTTGTCAAAGCCTATAATGAGTTGATGCCAAAATTAGATGAGACCACCCGTTACGATCCGGACACAAGAATTGCCGGGATCTTTAATGGAGTGAGCGATATCCGCACTATCCGCTCTTCACTTATCAGTGCAGTTACTTTTACAATCACTAATAGCAAGGGCGTGGCTAGCTTGATGAAGTATGGGATCATGCTAGATGACCATGGCAAGATGAGTTTAGACGAAAGCCGTCTTGCTAGCGCAATCAACGCCGATCCGCAAGGCACCCAAGACTTCTTTTATGGAAGCGATGTGAAGAGTATGGGGGGCAAGGAAACCCACCAAGATGGAATCTTTGAGCGCGTGGATAAAGTTTTGGCTAATTTGGTCGATGGTGGTCATGCGCGTTTGAAGCTCTATGAAGACTCTCTAGATCAAGATGCCAAAAGCCTCAAAAAAGATAAAGAGAACGCTATGGAGTTATTAAAAACCCGCTATGACATCATGGCAGAGCGTTTTGCTGCCTATGACGAGCAGATTTCTAAGGCTAACCGATCATTTAACGCTGTGCAGATGATGATCGATCAAGCTGCTGCTAAGAAAAACTAA
- the fliS gene encoding flagellar export chaperone FliS has protein sequence MFRANAYNLYQQNSVTVESPAKLIEMLYEGILKFCAQAQRHIEMGDIEKKILYINKVTDIFTELLNVLDYERGGEVAVYLTGLYTHQIKVLTQANMENDAEKINLVIRVARGLLEAWREIHQHELGR, from the coding sequence ATGTTTCGAGCCAACGCCTACAATTTGTACCAACAAAATTCTGTTACTGTGGAGTCGCCTGCCAAGCTCATTGAGATGCTTTATGAGGGTATTTTGAAGTTCTGCGCTCAAGCCCAAAGGCACATTGAAATGGGTGATATTGAAAAGAAGATTCTCTACATTAACAAGGTTACGGATATTTTTACCGAGCTTTTAAATGTTTTGGATTATGAGAGAGGAGGCGAGGTCGCTGTTTATCTGACAGGTCTCTACACCCATCAAATTAAAGTGCTCACTCAAGCAAATATGGAAAATGACGCAGAAAAGATCAATCTTGTGATACGGGTCGCGCGTGGACTTTTAGAGGCATGGCGGGAGATTCACCAACATGAATTGGGTCGATGA
- a CDS encoding tetratricopeptide repeat protein, with the protein MTKSMWRVSVAVLLTSISLQAAKLGESQAYKNGQAASMAHFGASSGMDTSTDPTTDCKQALKYFKQAIQEKDFAGYAGLGELYQSGCEKVVKKDTQKAIQNYEKAGQMGWGEGYATLGQMYHDGAGVPQSKKKVAHYLALCRKSKVKPKVDPNSLLDPKADACKAIIYGLVMSGD; encoded by the coding sequence ATGACTAAATCTATGTGGCGTGTGTCTGTGGCGGTGTTGCTTACAAGTATATCCTTGCAAGCGGCCAAGTTGGGCGAGAGTCAAGCTTATAAAAATGGTCAAGCAGCATCGATGGCCCATTTTGGTGCGAGTAGCGGGATGGATACTTCCACAGATCCCACTACGGATTGTAAACAAGCCCTCAAATACTTCAAACAAGCTATCCAAGAAAAAGACTTTGCAGGTTATGCTGGTTTGGGCGAGCTGTATCAATCAGGTTGTGAAAAGGTCGTGAAAAAGGACACTCAAAAAGCCATCCAAAACTACGAAAAGGCAGGCCAAATGGGCTGGGGTGAGGGCTATGCTACTCTAGGTCAAATGTATCATGATGGGGCGGGTGTGCCTCAGAGTAAGAAAAAGGTGGCGCATTACTTAGCTCTTTGCCGTAAAAGCAAAGTTAAACCCAAGGTGGATCCCAATAGTCTTCTCGATCCCAAAGCAGATGCGTGCAAGGCGATTATTTATGGCTTAGTTATGAGCGGAGATTAG
- a CDS encoding outer membrane protein, with product MLLQKSLAVVGLVGALGLAISPLHAERDGFYVSGGVQYAYFTTKWNGSGNIGGIDIRGGYQQFFNKRKTFGARYYGNFSVSGGSGLSNFSYGVGADALYDFYGTKKYVVGVYGGLMLLGSSWVFQHGSVSNFQLPINVGVRANFLYHHGVEVGMLIPIIPAYNGLRRAVAIYANYVWRF from the coding sequence ATGTTGTTGCAAAAAAGTTTAGCTGTTGTGGGTCTGGTGGGTGCGTTGGGTTTGGCTATTTCACCTTTGCACGCGGAAAGAGATGGGTTTTATGTGAGTGGGGGCGTGCAATACGCGTATTTCACCACTAAATGGAATGGAAGTGGCAACATCGGAGGGATAGATATCCGCGGGGGTTATCAACAATTCTTTAACAAGAGAAAGACTTTTGGAGCGCGCTATTATGGCAACTTTAGCGTGAGCGGGGGGAGTGGTCTGAGTAATTTTAGCTATGGCGTGGGCGCAGACGCGCTCTATGACTTTTATGGCACTAAAAAATATGTCGTAGGGGTTTATGGTGGGCTAATGTTGCTTGGGAGTAGCTGGGTGTTCCAACATGGATCTGTGTCTAACTTCCAACTGCCTATTAATGTGGGGGTTCGGGCTAATTTTCTCTACCACCATGGCGTAGAGGTGGGGATGCTCATCCCTATCATCCCTGCTTACAATGGTTTACGCCGCGCGGTAGCCATCTATGCTAACTATGTGTGGCGTTTTTAA
- a CDS encoding tetratricopeptide repeat protein — protein MGDVDAQEMLDLLKQQDKEQSEEATLCQIAKRARENGDYAKALEYLHEAIQQEDAQSAEAYYTLGQMYYSGQGVPKDEIKFRQCLEKSATMGYARAFDGLGLIYELGKGVVQDYSKARACYLRASSMGCAWGYYHLGSLYELGRGVPKNPAQAVAHYQKAIEIGDEEVSQLAQAALECVRN, from the coding sequence ATGGGAGATGTTGATGCTCAAGAAATGCTTGACCTTCTTAAACAACAAGACAAAGAACAAAGCGAAGAGGCAACCTTATGCCAAATAGCCAAACGAGCTCGTGAAAATGGCGATTATGCTAAAGCACTAGAGTATTTGCACGAGGCGATTCAACAAGAAGATGCCCAAAGTGCAGAAGCTTACTACACATTGGGGCAGATGTATTATAGTGGACAGGGCGTACCAAAAGATGAGATTAAGTTTAGGCAATGCCTAGAAAAATCGGCCACTATGGGATATGCGAGGGCCTTTGATGGGCTGGGTCTAATCTATGAACTTGGCAAAGGCGTTGTGCAAGACTATTCAAAGGCCCGAGCGTGCTACTTGAGAGCTAGCTCAATGGGATGTGCTTGGGGCTACTACCATTTAGGCAGTCTTTATGAACTAGGCAGGGGTGTGCCAAAAAATCCTGCTCAGGCCGTTGCTCATTACCAAAAAGCTATCGAGATTGGTGATGAAGAGGTGAGTCAATTGGCTCAAGCGGCACTTGAATGTGTTAGAAATTAG
- a CDS encoding heavy metal translocating P-type ATPase codes for MDKIPCAHCQLLYPPHALKKAPKQDLYFCCAGCESVYFLLHSLELENFYDKLGDKTLQPIQAQNPISTHYDTPQFLADFTTPTKEGLEVALILENIHCAACVWLIEHVLLKQEGVNSVQVNYTTHRAYIDFEPQKIPLSKVLNTIEAIGYRARVFDPKVESGGKRAHYRHYVALVVGIFATMNVMWIAIANYAGYFSGMDASMAFKLNIASWILSSLTLFITGAAFLKGAFYGLKNGFFGMDLSVSLGALTTYIYSIYATFHAQEPYFESVSMIITLVFISKFLELKATLRANALLDGLQGALPSQVLLLREGKRVLISPSEVQIGDRIEVLSGECVALDGELESAHAQVNSQIVNGEITPLDLHAGQSVLSGYSNVGASFIYRVNTPFKQSFLSQMVRLVQKSFTQKPQIQLQADKLAHRFTQVVLFITLASLLGWGFIGGVWERALVISVSVLIIACPCAFALATPIALVLASNRALKQGILCKQAASLETLAKVQRLFLDKTGTLTTPALQVQEYQTYGDFNPSWLLSLVLHNPHPISRGVSAWLQEHYNAQSTPLESLSQEVGGLRGVVDGHVLFGGSVEYLRAQGVEVVEQSLESHFAYSVDGELKALFSLHAPLKPDSTQSVRALQEMGLEIEILSGDSSPQVQHIAQNLRVACHAPLSPEQKLEHIQRALARGEVVGMVGDGMNDAPALAQSQVSLCMYEGHDLSLLHSDVILLNTSFKSVCNTFKIAKQAHRRVRQNLLISALYNALLIPCAVCGLINPPLAALSMSLSSLLVVGNSFRKF; via the coding sequence TTGGATAAAATCCCCTGCGCGCATTGCCAGTTGCTCTACCCCCCCCACGCTCTCAAAAAAGCCCCCAAGCAAGACCTCTATTTTTGCTGTGCGGGCTGTGAGAGTGTGTATTTTTTACTGCATTCTTTAGAATTAGAGAACTTCTATGACAAATTAGGAGATAAAACCCTCCAGCCCATACAAGCCCAAAACCCCATCTCTACCCACTACGACACCCCTCAATTCTTAGCAGACTTTACCACACCCACCAAAGAAGGCCTAGAGGTAGCGCTCATTTTAGAAAATATCCATTGTGCGGCCTGTGTGTGGCTCATCGAACATGTGCTTTTAAAACAAGAGGGGGTGAATAGCGTGCAGGTCAACTACACCACGCACCGCGCTTATATTGACTTTGAACCTCAGAAAATCCCCTTATCAAAGGTGCTAAACACTATTGAGGCGATCGGGTATCGTGCGCGCGTCTTTGATCCTAAAGTTGAGAGCGGGGGCAAGAGAGCGCATTATCGCCATTATGTCGCCCTCGTGGTGGGCATTTTTGCAACCATGAATGTGATGTGGATTGCTATTGCCAATTATGCGGGCTATTTTTCCGGGATGGATGCGAGTATGGCCTTCAAGCTCAATATCGCCTCGTGGATTTTGAGCAGTTTGACCCTCTTTATCACGGGGGCAGCGTTTTTAAAGGGCGCGTTTTATGGGCTCAAAAATGGCTTTTTTGGCATGGATTTGAGTGTGAGCTTGGGCGCGCTCACCACCTATATTTACTCCATTTATGCCACTTTCCATGCCCAAGAGCCCTATTTTGAATCGGTGAGTATGATCATCACCCTCGTGTTTATCTCCAAATTCTTAGAACTCAAGGCCACTTTGCGCGCCAACGCCCTGCTAGATGGTCTGCAGGGCGCACTGCCCTCTCAGGTCTTGCTCTTGCGTGAGGGGAAACGCGTTTTAATCTCTCCCTCTGAGGTGCAAATAGGGGATCGCATTGAAGTTTTAAGCGGGGAGTGTGTGGCCTTAGATGGGGAGCTAGAGAGCGCGCACGCGCAGGTGAATAGCCAAATTGTCAATGGAGAGATCACCCCCCTAGACTTGCACGCCGGGCAGAGTGTGCTCTCAGGTTATAGCAATGTAGGGGCGAGTTTTATTTACCGCGTGAACACCCCCTTTAAGCAGTCCTTTTTAAGCCAAATGGTGCGCTTGGTCCAAAAGAGTTTTACCCAAAAGCCCCAAATCCAACTCCAAGCAGATAAACTTGCCCACCGCTTCACCCAAGTAGTTTTGTTCATCACTCTAGCCAGCTTGTTGGGCTGGGGGTTTATAGGCGGGGTGTGGGAGCGCGCGCTGGTAATTAGTGTGAGCGTGCTCATCATCGCCTGCCCCTGCGCTTTTGCTCTGGCCACGCCTATTGCCCTTGTGCTAGCAAGCAATCGGGCGTTAAAGCAGGGGATTTTGTGCAAACAAGCCGCTAGTCTAGAAACTTTGGCCAAAGTGCAAAGGCTCTTTTTGGATAAGACCGGCACGCTCACCACGCCAGCACTCCAAGTGCAAGAGTATCAAACATACGGGGATTTTAACCCCTCTTGGCTCTTAAGCTTGGTGTTACACAACCCCCACCCTATTTCTAGGGGGGTGAGTGCGTGGTTGCAAGAACACTACAACGCCCAAAGCACACCCCTAGAATCTCTATCTCAAGAGGTGGGAGGCTTGAGGGGAGTAGTTGATGGGCATGTTTTGTTTGGGGGGAGTGTAGAGTATTTGCGCGCGCAGGGGGTAGAGGTTGTGGAACAATCTTTAGAAAGCCATTTTGCCTATAGTGTGGATGGGGAATTAAAAGCTCTTTTTAGCCTGCACGCCCCCCTAAAACCTGACAGCACGCAGAGTGTGCGCGCCCTGCAAGAAATGGGGCTAGAGATAGAAATTTTAAGCGGGGATTCTAGTCCACAGGTGCAACACATCGCCCAAAACTTAAGGGTTGCCTGCCACGCCCCCCTAAGTCCGGAGCAGAAATTAGAGCATATCCAAAGGGCGTTAGCGCGTGGGGAAGTGGTGGGCATGGTGGGCGATGGGATGAATGATGCGCCCGCTTTGGCTCAAAGTCAGGTGTCTTTGTGCATGTATGAGGGGCATGATCTAAGCTTGTTGCATAGCGATGTGATTTTGCTCAACACCTCCTTTAAAAGCGTGTGCAACACCTTTAAAATCGCCAAACAAGCCCATAGGCGCGTGCGCCAAAATCTCCTCATTAGCGCGCTTTATAACGCCCTGCTCATCCCCTGCGCGGTGTGTGGACTCATCAACCCCCCCCTAGCAGCTCTAAGCATGAGCCTAAGCTCGCTTTTGGTGGTGGGGAATAGTTTTAGGAAATTTTAG
- a CDS encoding tRNA1(Val) (adenine(37)-N6)-methyltransferase: MALLRLYQPLGGYAYNSDSLFLVHFARPFIKKRAKLLDVGAGCGVVGLLCAREFANPLDLIEIDPNLAFFAQKNSAHAPHARVICADFLHANLDTYHCIISNPPYYHLNSPQSPNPQIARATNQSFLPLSALCAKAYRLLKPQGYFILCYHANLADSLLFALQNAKLNPVCVRFVHPFAHKKATLVLCCARKSSKSLLEVQAPLITHNSKDQRDVTPEVARIYAHAQTYSIKATLG; the protein is encoded by the coding sequence ATGGCACTCTTGCGGCTCTACCAACCTTTAGGGGGGTATGCCTACAATAGCGACAGCCTCTTTTTGGTCCATTTCGCCCGTCCCTTTATCAAAAAACGCGCCAAACTCTTAGATGTGGGCGCAGGCTGTGGGGTGGTGGGCTTGCTGTGCGCTAGAGAGTTTGCTAACCCCCTAGATTTGATCGAGATCGATCCCAACCTAGCCTTTTTTGCCCAAAAAAACAGCGCACACGCCCCCCATGCGCGCGTGATCTGCGCAGATTTTCTACATGCCAACTTAGATACTTATCACTGCATTATTTCTAACCCCCCCTACTATCACCTCAACAGCCCCCAAAGTCCTAACCCCCAGATCGCGCGCGCCACCAACCAAAGCTTTTTACCCTTAAGTGCGTTGTGCGCTAAAGCCTACCGCCTTTTAAAACCCCAAGGCTATTTCATTCTCTGCTACCATGCCAACTTAGCAGATAGCCTGCTTTTTGCCCTGCAAAATGCCAAGCTTAACCCCGTATGTGTGCGCTTTGTGCACCCTTTTGCACACAAAAAGGCGACTTTAGTGCTCTGCTGTGCGCGCAAGAGTTCTAAAAGTCTGCTAGAAGTGCAAGCCCCCTTAATCACACACAACTCCAAAGATCAGCGCGATGTAACTCCTGAGGTGGCGCGCATTTACGCCCACGCTCAAACCTACAGCATTAAGGCAACACTTGGATAA
- a CDS encoding dihydrofolate reductase family protein — protein MFELLMQSCLDKAWEVQTLALPNPSVACMVLDQNYRLLSLQTHTKAHTPHAEVRALAEAFNALSAVPFPKDIDPLDKQANYNFLAQNHSDLFKECTLLVTLEPCNHFGKTPPCAALLCALKPKRVIVGALEQHPPAQGGLKRLQEAGIEVIVLDLPACYDLLYPFKCLSKRGVFNLFKIATRLDGNYQGKISGTKSLNFTHNQRGVAQTLIISGQSARTDRPLLDHRFADPLYQDRLCDVAILSRNPVIDRSLPLFGVAGREVRLYTRVQDLPLHTGFNIIEGGWHLLASLQDHIDMLLTHTNTSLEPHQPIPHHAKAHFTPHHAQILDHDLLTWHSCGSTNL, from the coding sequence ATGTTTGAACTCTTAATGCAATCTTGCCTTGATAAGGCTTGGGAGGTGCAAACTTTAGCTTTGCCTAATCCTAGTGTAGCCTGCATGGTGCTAGATCAAAATTACCGCCTTTTGAGTCTGCAGACCCACACCAAAGCCCATACCCCACACGCCGAAGTGCGCGCTTTAGCAGAAGCATTTAACGCGCTCTCTGCTGTGCCTTTCCCTAAAGACATCGACCCCCTAGACAAGCAAGCTAATTACAACTTTTTAGCCCAAAATCATAGCGATCTTTTTAAAGAGTGCACCCTTCTAGTAACCCTAGAGCCTTGTAATCATTTTGGCAAAACCCCCCCCTGTGCGGCTCTGTTGTGCGCGCTCAAGCCTAAACGCGTGATCGTGGGCGCACTAGAACAACACCCTCCAGCTCAAGGGGGCTTAAAACGCCTGCAAGAGGCCGGTATTGAAGTGATCGTGCTGGATTTGCCCGCCTGCTACGATCTGCTCTATCCCTTTAAGTGTTTGTCTAAGAGAGGAGTTTTTAATCTCTTTAAAATCGCCACAAGACTAGATGGCAATTATCAGGGCAAAATTTCCGGGACCAAAAGCCTTAATTTCACCCATAATCAGCGTGGGGTTGCCCAAACTCTCATTATCTCAGGGCAGAGCGCGCGCACCGATCGCCCTCTGCTCGATCACCGCTTTGCTGACCCACTCTATCAAGATAGGCTTTGTGATGTCGCCATTTTAAGCCGTAACCCCGTGATCGATCGCTCTTTACCCCTCTTTGGCGTGGCTGGGCGTGAAGTCCGACTCTATACCCGCGTGCAGGATTTACCCCTGCATACCGGCTTTAATATCATTGAGGGGGGTTGGCATCTGCTCGCTAGTCTGCAAGATCATATTGATATGCTCTTAACCCATACCAACACCTCCCTAGAGCCCCACCAACCCATCCCCCACCACGCCAAAGCCCACTTCACCCCCCACCACGCCCAGATTTTAGATCACGACCTGCTCACATGGCACTCTTGCGGCTCTACCAACCTTTAG